A region of the Carya illinoinensis cultivar Pawnee chromosome 16, C.illinoinensisPawnee_v1, whole genome shotgun sequence genome:
TTACAGAGCCACCGACAAACAAAAACATAATCTACCTAAAGAAACCTTCTGGTCATTTTTCTATGAAACCCTATGCCACTGATCTTCAATGTCCACCAAATACTGACCCACAAAAGAAGGCAACTTTGACCCACAAAGGTTCGAACGATACCACTTCCCCCAGAATTTTCGAaaaccccaccaaaacccaGAAAAGAGTGAGGAAAAGCATTTTCTGGAAATGGTAAAATGCTCCACTATTTCTCTAGACCTTGGCCGGGACTTGAAATAGAAAGGTCCGGCGAAGTAAAGGAATCCCCGCCGTGATCAACCAGTCCGCCTTGATCATCACCACCGCTCACCTGCCAGGTACCGTACGATGCCGAAGCCAGCGAAGTTCCGATGCCACTCCCGCCGCCAAAGTCACCGACTTCAGGAAATGCCCAAGCCCCAGCTCCGGCCAACCCAAGACTCATCTCTTCGAAACCAGGTATTGACCCGTACCCGTACGTCCCGCTCAGCCCCAAGAACCCGGCCGGACCCTGCGAGTTCAGCAAGAAGTTGAAGCTCCCAACTGCACCACCCACTGCCGCCACGTTCTCGTTTAGGTTCACATCGTGCGAGACCATCTCGGGTAAAACCGGACTGGGATTGGAGGGTACGGCCTCACTGTTTACGGCAGATGAAGACGAAGAAGACGAGCAAGATGAAGTACTAGTATTCGAGCGAGAGCGCTTGGTGATACTCTTGCGGGTGCCACCGCCGACGGGGACGTTGCGGAGGGTCCCGCCCTGGGTCCAGTAGCGGCGGCAGGACTTACAGAAATGTCGGGGCTGTGAGAGGTTGTAGTTGTTGTAGTAGCAGAACTTGGTGGAGGTGGAACCGCAACGAGGACAAGGGAGGGGCTGGGTCTGTGGCGGTGGAGGATAACCGAAGCTTTGCTGGAGCCTCGCCGCCGGTTTGTCATCGGCGGTCTCGGATGGCATTTTTGTGGGAAGTGCAGCTGGTACTTGTTTTGGGCTTAGTTTTTTCTTGGTTCCGGTGAAGAAATGTGGAACTAGAAGACAAAACCAGGTGGAGATGGGAGAAGATTCAAGATTTGTGAAAGAAGAAACAGACAAAGCGAGAGCAGATGTCTTGGAAGTAGTGAGTGGGGCTTTATACCCacaggggggagagagagagtgtgtaaACAGTTCAAACGGGAAGGGGATAGGACTTGAGAAAGGGATGGAGCTGCCGAGTACATTCAAAGAGTGGGGAATTTTGGATACCTGGGTTTGCAAAATTGCGATCGGTGGTTTGTAGTAGTACCATACTCCGTAAAGTGTTATACAGCTCGACGCGTGGCTTAGCTAGTTTTAGGGTTGTGTGAATTGAGAGACTGTTTTATTTTAgggctataatttttttaaatttttatataaaaataaaaaataatttatttttaaaaattttaataatattatattttaataatattttattcaatttttaatttttatttaatacaatataatatCATCTGTGAATTTAAATGAGTTTttaataataactttttttatattattctatctaaaagaaattttttagtcataaaaagattatacaaaattaaatatataaagtaaCATGTTTGTTGccatatgttagattataaaattatttttattataaattagatctaatagatgttataaaatcatcactttgtaaatttatttttatttaatccttttatatatttactacttctctttaatttattttcaatttggatGATTTTGAGAttgattaataatataaaatttttatgtaaattctaAAACTTTCTTtcgttataaaaaaaatctaacatatTACGTTATAGACATCtcaatatgtatatttttttaataaaaaatgctaGTAGAGCCTCTCATACTTACCGttcatgcattttaatttttaaatttatctttttacttaattgttaagaaagtaattattaacaaaattatatattttttatttatttttaataattaaaaaatatttaaaaaaacaattccCACAATTGTGCTAGCGGGGTGCTTGGCCCATCATTTCTTTATATAAGATTTGTAAGCAAATTGTTTATCCTCTATGTTCGGAAtgtttgttgatgatcatgCATGGTTTCTTAGTATACTCTGTAAtacgtcatcaatattttatcattttacaattattttttaatttaataataaattaatagaagAATTAATGAAAGTCTCACACTTTATACTTACCATACATAGTAACATACATACAGTTTTATAGTACTATACATATAGTTTTAGAGTACGTAAGATTcatatttcatttataaaaatagataaagttaagatttatttaaaaaaacttaatttttaataataaattctattagtttttaaaataaatatacgaaatttgtattattattattataaataaggaAGCTTGCATGACAAAGTCTCTCTATTGTTTaacgaaaaattctatttatcatttttatattatatagtttgttatttttctttttttatttaaatataacatataaatatatatttaaataaaatgatgaaaataataatagagttaaaaaaaaattagaataattaaAGACTACCCGTTGAATGAGATTCACCCTAGAAATAAAGGTTAAAAAGAGAGTAGATGGACAGAAAAATAGTAGGGTAAAATGCACAGAAGAGGACCCACAGCATCATCAATGCTGGGCTGCTCTCTCTCTATCTGTAGCTGCTTGCCTGTGCCGGATTTCCCGGCTGCCTTAAAATCTCTCAGCTCCGTTGATTGAGCATATCTGTTCCCATGTTCTTCTTCGTCAATggctttttgtttctttttttcgtAAAATTTCACTACTCACTTCCGTAAGCAAATTTCCCCGACAGAGCTGTACGCCATCTGACCTACATCTGACCTGCAGACATAAATGTCAGTTCTCACGGAATTGACGAGACCCTTTGCTTCTGCAACTTTGACCAGGTTGTTCTACCACGTTGAATTGGCCCCGCCCGCCGACCGGACCATCCTAACCTGCCGACTCAAAACTTCAGCCACCGGCTACTGATTATAATCCCTTATAATTCTCGACCCGGTAATGATACGGACAGTTGTAGAAttgtaaatatcgtataattattttaaaaaagagtaagatttatgattaaaaaattaattttttttatgtaaatctcatattaattctttttttcaaagcgactatatgccgcttgcacaactacgactgcaaatatcatttctcttctcgATTGTACTTTCTACAACTCCTTTTGATTACCTTAGAtgattaataatatatacagtcatataatatataatgatcgtataattatttaaaaaataaaataaaatttattattaaaaaattaatttttttgtataaattttatatttattttttttttcaaattgtttGTGTAGTATCTGAATATttacaactataaatattatattttatcatatattctaatttaaattttagaatatgcaagtttactttttttccttcaaaaaagTGAAGTTCACCACTAaaactataattttttcataaaaatctcaaatttatcttttatttatttatttattatttttaaggaaTGCCCTAAATTTGCTCCTTCCAAAACTACAAAATATCTtccttttttcaaattataaaataaatttgaattaaGAAATTGTAAAAAATCTCAATCCCACAAGCATCCAAAATAAGTTTTCTATGGAGTCGTATATTGGCTCTATGCTAACGTGGATTTATTGAATAAATTAAGGTCGCAGAAGGTTCGACCAAAAAGTGTTTGGACACACAATTATGGTTGTACCCAACTCTCGAGTGGGTTTTGAATGTTGATGTTCCATTGTTTGATTTTGTTGAGAGACATGtggacaaaaataataataatgatgatgaatTATACCTTATTGCAAACGAACATTAAATGTTGTACTAGTCATCCATGGACTCACCCCCCcgtcatcatttttattttcttccatcatattaattaaaagacaAATAATAATTCTGTATATTTAATATGTATTACAAGGAGGCCTCAATATATTTAAACGTAACAATCATtttagagaaattctatttaagttttttaattGAATGTAACGAAGacaagacaatttttttttatttgttttgcttgGCAATGGAGTGAGGACTCGAACTTAAACATCGTGTAAGAAAAATGTCTAAGATCTTTTGGatcaaattacataaaattatgaaatcatcacttatcttaaaagtttaaactgataaaaagatgtaaaatttattagtcattttatatcttaacactctcTCACATATGGGTCAAACTTTTCCTTAATGGGTAGTCCAACAAATAGAATATTTAATCGAATAAGATAGAGTGTAGAGTCAGAATTTAAACTCAGAACTTATGGTCTAACACCATATGAAATTATTACTTATCCTAAAAGCTTAAGTTAAAggaaatatgtaaattttattatttattttattacttcatGGATTGATGAAGTAGCTGTCAAGTAAAGCATGGCTCTAGATACCACTTGTAACGTACCTCTAGTTACTTAGGAacaaatatattgaaattaCTCGATTCGAGCGGAGCACCTCcctagaaagaaaataaagaagaaaataagagaatgaAAGTAGAGTTTTTCATTAAATTTCTAGATGACGAACCTTAGAGCCCTTAGCTCATACATAAAGGAGATGACTACATGGGCCCAGACTAAGAAAATGAAACTAAGGCCTAAGGCCCATTACTACTATTGTAGTCCAAATAACAGGTAGCATCAAAGTAAATGAAATTGTAAATGAAATTAATTGGCCCAAGGCCCATAGC
Encoded here:
- the LOC122298564 gene encoding dof zinc finger protein DOF1.6-like, which codes for MPSETADDKPAARLQQSFGYPPPPQTQPLPCPRCGSTSTKFCYYNNYNLSQPRHFCKSCRRYWTQGGTLRNVPVGGGTRKSITKRSRSNTSTSSCSSSSSSSAVNSEAVPSNPSPVLPEMVSHDVNLNENVAAVGGAVGSFNFLLNSQGPAGFLGLSGTYGYGSIPGFEEMSLGLAGAGAWAFPEVGDFGGGSGIGTSLASASYGTWQVSGGDDQGGLVDHGGDSFTSPDLSISSPGQGLEK